Proteins found in one Verrucomicrobiia bacterium genomic segment:
- a CDS encoding PilT/PilU family type 4a pilus ATPase, producing the protein MLQQTSLNQEFAALLDYALEKGASDIHIVGGIAPTIRVDTQLLLMDGPAFTPEKATEIISGFIGPQMYERLTSTRKEQDFSFTYRDLRFRANVFFTRSALSISLRLLPAASRNLEDLGLPAVVSKLIQRNQGLIIIAGPTGHGKSTTLAAMVNQISAERRGHIITIEDPIEYIFEHKKSIVTQREVGSDTPSFASALRSALREDPDVVLVGEMRDLETMEAALQLAETGHLVLTTLHTNSAAQSADRIIDVFPPHQQSQVRTQLSEVLLGIVSQRLLPKVQGGRIIATEIMVANSAVRSLIREGKTYQIPNLIQTSAAEGMASLDKSLAELVNKGEVSVDDALAWSLDPKALKMMIY; encoded by the coding sequence ATGCTTCAGCAAACCTCACTCAATCAGGAATTCGCCGCCCTTCTGGACTATGCCCTGGAAAAGGGTGCGTCCGACATCCATATTGTTGGGGGCATTGCTCCTACTATCCGTGTCGACACGCAGCTCCTCCTCATGGATGGCCCTGCGTTTACACCAGAAAAGGCTACCGAGATCATTTCTGGGTTCATTGGGCCTCAAATGTACGAGCGCCTGACCAGTACGCGCAAAGAGCAGGACTTCTCCTTTACGTACCGCGATCTCCGCTTCCGTGCCAACGTGTTCTTTACCCGCAGCGCACTGTCCATTAGTTTGCGCCTCTTGCCAGCAGCTTCCCGCAACCTGGAAGACCTTGGTCTCCCAGCGGTGGTCAGCAAGCTCATCCAGCGCAACCAAGGGCTGATCATTATTGCCGGGCCTACTGGCCACGGTAAGTCCACTACGCTGGCCGCCATGGTGAACCAGATTTCCGCGGAACGCAGGGGACACATCATTACGATTGAAGACCCTATCGAGTACATCTTTGAACACAAGAAGAGCATCGTTACCCAGCGTGAAGTAGGGAGCGATACACCGTCTTTTGCCTCTGCCCTGCGGTCAGCCCTCCGTGAAGACCCGGATGTAGTGTTGGTGGGTGAAATGCGCGACCTGGAAACCATGGAAGCCGCACTTCAGTTGGCTGAAACCGGGCACTTAGTCCTTACTACGCTGCATACCAACTCCGCTGCCCAGTCTGCAGACCGTATCATTGACGTGTTCCCACCGCATCAACAGTCGCAGGTCCGCACCCAGTTGTCAGAGGTACTCCTAGGTATCGTTTCTCAGCGCTTGCTACCTAAGGTGCAAGGTGGCCGTATTATCGCCACTGAAATAATGGTGGCAAACTCCGCTGTCCGCTCCCTCATCCGTGAAGGAAAGACCTACCAAATTCCCAACCTTATCCAGACCTCTGCTGCCGAGGGTATGGCCAGCCTCGACAAGTCCTTGGCCGAGCTGGTGAACAAAGGGGAAGTTTCCGTTGATGACGCCCTTGCCTGGTCCCTGGATCCAAAGGCACTTAAGATGATGATCTACTAA
- a CDS encoding type II secretion system F family protein: MVQNYNYRARNKENQVVGGIVQAVSVEAAKKMLQKNELTPISITIPKTVADFLPFLNRVTLNDRTLFSRQLATMIEAGLTLSQSMRLLIRQARKGKFRDVMEGVLNDIQDGFSFSSALAKYNDVFDPVFINVVRSGEATGKLENVLSQLSTNMEKDVKIRGKIKGALVYPAFIMVAMVGVGVVMMVKVIPQLRDLFLSSGKELPLSTRTLIAVSDFLIHRWYLVILILVVGGYALRAFLQSEAGVRFFSKFSLRIPVMGKIVEETNMARFGRLLSLLLSSGVPLLEALRLINDSFTNRLYQRGIQIVAEQVERGIPMSTPISDNPIFPLMVGQMVSVGEQTGKMDEVMIKLAEYYEAEVDSKVSGLSSLIEPIVIIILGIGVAGLVVSILLPIYQISTSV, from the coding sequence ATGGTCCAGAACTATAACTACCGCGCCCGAAACAAAGAGAACCAAGTAGTTGGGGGTATTGTTCAGGCTGTCAGCGTAGAAGCAGCCAAGAAGATGCTGCAAAAGAATGAGCTGACGCCCATCTCAATTACCATCCCAAAGACGGTGGCGGACTTCCTGCCATTCCTCAACCGGGTTACTCTAAACGACCGCACCCTCTTTTCCCGCCAGTTGGCAACCATGATTGAGGCGGGCCTTACCCTTTCTCAGTCAATGCGATTGCTTATCCGGCAGGCGCGCAAGGGCAAGTTCCGAGACGTAATGGAAGGTGTGCTTAACGATATCCAGGACGGCTTTAGCTTCTCTAGCGCCTTGGCTAAGTACAACGATGTCTTTGACCCGGTTTTCATCAACGTTGTCCGCTCAGGTGAGGCAACAGGTAAGCTTGAAAACGTTCTTTCCCAGCTTTCCACCAACATGGAAAAAGATGTGAAGATCCGTGGCAAGATTAAGGGCGCCCTTGTCTATCCGGCCTTCATTATGGTGGCCATGGTGGGCGTAGGTGTGGTCATGATGGTCAAGGTTATCCCGCAGCTTCGTGACCTTTTCCTTTCCTCTGGCAAAGAACTTCCACTTTCCACCCGCACCCTCATTGCGGTCTCAGACTTTCTCATTCACCGCTGGTACCTGGTTATCCTGATCCTGGTAGTGGGAGGGTATGCGCTTCGTGCTTTCCTTCAAAGCGAGGCTGGCGTGCGGTTCTTTAGTAAGTTTTCCCTCCGCATCCCTGTCATGGGCAAGATCGTCGAGGAAACCAACATGGCACGCTTCGGCCGTCTCCTGAGCCTTCTCTTAAGCTCTGGTGTCCCACTCCTTGAAGCGCTGCGCCTTATTAACGATTCGTTTACCAACCGCCTGTACCAGCGCGGTATCCAAATTGTTGCGGAACAGGTTGAGCGTGGTATCCCCATGAGTACACCTATTTCTGACAACCCAATCTTCCCGCTCATGGTAGGACAGATGGTTTCAGTGGGTGAGCAGACCGGAAAAATGGACGAGGTCATGATCAAGCTGGCCGAGTACTATGAAGCAGAAGTCGACAGTAAAGTGTCCGGCCTCTCTAGCCTGATTGAGCCAATCGTGATTATCATTTTAGGTATTGGCGTGGCGGGTTTGGTGGTTTCCATTCTCCTTCCTATCTACCAGATTAGTACGAGCGTTTAG